From Pantoea vagans:
GCAGGATTTCATTCAGCGAGGTGAACGAAACCGGTGGCGCAGCGATGGTGCCCAGCACCGGCATCGCGCCGGTATCGCTCAGGTAGTCAAACAGACGCTGCATGTGCTGCATCTCTTCGCGTGAATGCATCTTCAGGAAGGAAGCGGCACCCTCAAAGCCTTTGTCGCTGCACCAGGCGCTCATTTGCAGATAAAGATTGGCAGAGAAAAATTCCAGGTTCAGCTGGTCGTTTAAACGCCCAGTCATTTCAGCAGTCAGCATGGCCGAGTCCTTTTAAGAAGATGTTAAATAAACAGGTGGATGCGGTGAATTATGCATCATACATGTTAGTAAAGTGAAGCCTTTTCCGCAAAATAAGACAATTTATCTGATTGATTTAAATAGAATTATTTCGGAAATTGAATGCGACCAATTCTCATTCTGCATCGCGCAATATCAGGCAACAACGTCAGGAGAATCAGCACCATGATAGTGCGGGCGATAGCTATTCTGCTGGTGCAATGGTCGCTGCGGCAGACGAAATACCCACCCTCTGATGCCGTCCCGGAAATATAACGTTGTGTTCTGAAAATCATTTTCAGAGCGCGATAAGAGGTATGGCGTGGATTAAACGTCCTGTGTCGGCAAATAAGGCGTTAACAATCGTTCTCCTGGCGGCTCTGGCATAAATCCTGCTTAGAACTGAGTTCCATATATTGAAACTTGCCACGGCAGGGAACGAGCGGCAGGCCATGTTATCAGGAGAAAATAATGTCAGATGAGAGTGTGGTTAATCCGGTAAAAATGACGGCGACCAAAGGCAGTTATATCGCTTTAATTTTTGCCATTCTGTTTTTCTCAGGGCTGTTTTATAACGTCGAGGGCCTTAAATGGCTGGGTGCGTTTGACTTCACCACGCTGGGCGGCAGCTTCGGCACCATGAAAGATCCCGTCAGCAACACCTTTCTCGGCGCAGGCGGACTCAGTGCCAAAGCGGGTTTTCTGTTTGCTCTGTCGCTGACGCCGACGGTAATGCTGGCGCTGGGCGTGCTGGAAATCTTTACCCACTATGGCGCGATTCGCGCGGCACATCGCTTACTGACGCCGCTGCTTAAACCGCTGATGGGGCTGCCGGGTCGTTGCGGTCTGGCGTTAATCACTGACCTGCAAAGCACCGACGCGGGCGCGGCATTAACCAAAGAGATGGCTGACCAGAAACAGATTGGCAAAAAAGAGCTGGTGGTGATGAGTGCCTGGCAATATTCCGGTGCCGGATTAATCAATAATTACTTCGCCATCGGTTCGGCTCTGTTCGCCTCAATGACGCTGCCGATCATTATTCCGCTGTTATTAATGTTCGTGCTGAAATTTGTCGGTGCGGCGATAACGCGCGCTGTGTTAAACAGTGTTTATAAGAAGGATTTCGCCGATGGAAAATAAAATTGCGACAAGCAGTAATCCGTTCGATGTGTTTGTGACCGGTGCGCGTAAAGGCTTTCATATCGCCATTCACAATCTGATGCCGAATGTGGTGATGGCCTATGTGCTGGCAGAAGTGCTGAACCTGCTCGGCATTATGCAGTTTCTCGGGCATGTGTTTGCGCCGGTGATGGGGCTGTTCGGCCTGCCGGGCGAGGCAATAACTGTGTTGCTC
This genomic window contains:
- the ftnA gene encoding non-heme ferritin, with protein sequence MLTAEMTGRLNDQLNLEFFSANLYLQMSAWCSDKGFEGAASFLKMHSREEMQHMQRLFDYLSDTGAMPVLGTIAAPPVSFTSLNEILQQALEHEQLITSKINELAHAAMTSQDYSTFNFLQWYVAEQHEEEKLFKTVLDKLALVSNSGNGLFLVDKDLGRMSTENHAE
- a CDS encoding nucleoside recognition domain-containing protein; translated protein: MSDESVVNPVKMTATKGSYIALIFAILFFSGLFYNVEGLKWLGAFDFTTLGGSFGTMKDPVSNTFLGAGGLSAKAGFLFALSLTPTVMLALGVLEIFTHYGAIRAAHRLLTPLLKPLMGLPGRCGLALITDLQSTDAGAALTKEMADQKQIGKKELVVMSAWQYSGAGLINNYFAIGSALFASMTLPIIIPLLLMFVLKFVGAAITRAVLNSVYKKDFADGK